The genomic stretch TTATTATATCCAGAACTACGGCGGCAGTAACAAAGTAGACAAGCTTGTGACATTAGGCGGTGCAAATCGCCTTACTACTAGCCGCGCCCCTGACGGAATTGACACAACCTCCATCTACTCTACAAGCGATAGAATTGTAAGCTCCTATCTCTCTGTCCTATATGGCGCCAACAACATTCGCCTTTATGGTATTTCCCATATTGGGCTGCTAAATAGCTACCAAGTAGAGGCTCATATCAAAGATGCACTTCAAAACTAATGTATAACCTAAAAAGGGGCGATTCCTAGGAATCACCCCTTTCTTAGTAAAAGAACCTGATGTGTAGTTAAAATAACACATCAGGTTCTTCCTGTTTTCGCATCAGCAGTTCTCCGGCGTGCCTTCACGGGCTGCCGCTTTAAACGATGACCCACAGCCACATGAAACGATGGCATTCGGGTTATCAATCGTGAACCCGCCGCCCATCATGTTTTGTTTGAAATCAATCGTTGTGCCTTCAATAACCGGAATGTCCATGGAACGGATAATAACCGGGATATCGTTGTTCACTTCGTATGTGTCTAGTTCTTCATTCTTCTCGTATTCAAAGCCAAGGCTGTAAGATAAGCCGCTGCAGCCGCCGCCTTTTACACCAAAGCGCAAGAAAACAGTTTCGGCATCTTCTTCTTTCAGCATCTCTTTAATTTGAAGGCTGGCACTGTCTGTTATATTTAAGACCATATTGGTTTACCTCCCATTTTCATCTTACTCTTAGTATACGCTCCTATTGCCGGATGCTCAAGCACCGTGCTCCCAATGGAATGTGCCAGATACCGTCTTTTCGGCAGCACCGCGCATCCAAACGGATCCACCTTTTTCCCAGCGAATGAATAAATCTCCGCCGCTAAGATGCACTGTCACTTCTTCTTCATAAGGGGATTTGTTGTTCAGAATAGCTGCGACAACCGCCGCACAAGCTCCTGTCCCGCATGCCTGTGTCACGCCAGAACCACGTTCCCATACGCGGAAATGCATTTCTTTTTCAGACACCATTTCGATGAATTCAACGTTCACTCCCTCTGGGAAACGAGGATCATTTGTAATCACAGGTCCCGCTGTATACAGCGGAGCATTGTCTATGTGATTGACAAAGAATACTGCATGCGGGTTGCCCATGCTTACTGCGGTTACGCGGAACTGTTCTTCTCCTGAGTCAAAAGCTTCGTCTACAACTTGCTGCCCTTTTTCCCCTAGCATCGGAATGAGCTCGCGCTGCAGAATAGGCGCTCCCATGTCGACCGTCACTTCGTGTACATGCTCTCGTGTGCCATGCACTTGTGCTTCCACTTGGCCGGCTTTTGTTTGAATTGTAAACGTATCAGCGTCCACCAAATTGTTTTCAAAAGCATATTTGGCAACACAGCGAAGTCCATTACCGCAATTCATCGCCTCTGAACCATCCAAGTTAAAAACGCGCATACCAACATTGCATGTGTCGCTCGGATGAATCAAAATCAAACCGTCCGAGCCGATACCGGTATTACGATCAGCTATATCTATCGCAAGCGGTGCCAGCATTTCCTCTTTTAGCTGAAACTGAAATAAATCCACAAAGATATAGCTGTTTTTCAGGCCATGCAGTTTTACAAAGGGTATGTCCATTTTCTCGTCTCCTCTACTATGTATGAAAAAAGCCATGGTCTGCGCTTGGCAGACACATAGCCTATTAAAACAATGGATTTTCTTCAATGAACTTGTAAACATTTTGGACAAGCTCATCGGCTGTCTCTGCTGTCACCGGCTCTCCGTTTACTAACGCAAACAGATGCTGGGCGCATATGCCGCAAAAGCTTGTACAGCCGTATTCTATTACATCAAGACCAGGATCACTGTCGAGCTTTTCAAAAGCCTCCTGTGAACCGGTGGCCAGATTGTTTACGCAAAATTCAATGATCGGATTCATCCCGCTCACTCCTATTCTAGGATGTAACACTATCAAAAGATAATGCTACCACACTGCGGGATAGGAGCACAACTAGCTTGCGCTGACAGCCTTCTCGACAGCCTTTGTTACGGCTTTCAATGAAATAATACCTTCTCCGGCTATTTCCCCATTCACAAGGACAACTGGATAAAACAAATCGTCTTCTATTACTTTCTCGGCAAACTGCTTGTGTTTCTCTTCTGCAGGGGGTTCGTGGATATCAATGTACGCAAATTCAAACTGATTGTCTTTAAATTTTCGGCCTAATGCAGCCTGCAGCCATTCATACGTATCCTTTGAGCTTGGTGCATTTACACAGCTCGCACATATAATATCGGCCCCATAAACGCTAATTTTTGTTGCCATCTGATCCGCCCTTTCGTCTGCTAGTAGCTTCAGTTTACCGTAACAAACCACATGTTGGAATGGAAAATTTTAATTGATAAAATTTCTCAGTTGGCTAACGTGGATTTTTTATCAGAAACGATTTATAATAGATATATAATCGTAAGGGGGATAATGGATGATGGAAAACCAAGTACAAGAAGTATTAAACAAATTACGTCCATTCTTGCTGCGTGACGGCGGTGACGTCGAATTAGTCGATGTTGATGAAGGTATCGTGCGCCTGCGTCTTATGGGAGCATGCGGGAACTGCCCAAGCTCTACGATCACATTAAAAGCCGGTATTGAACGTGCCTTGATGGCAGAAGTACCTGGCGTACGTGAGATCGAGCAAGTATTTTAATAGACTGAATAGACCCGCGTGGAAATATTATTTTCCATGCGGGTTTTTATTTGACCTTCTTTAAGAAAAAATACGATTCCTAGTTGTTATGACTAACTCAGAGGAAATCCCTTAATGAAATTGCTGCAACAAAAACGACACCTGCTGTCAAGTAAACGTATGCAATTCGGTTATGTTTTCGTTTCAGATTACTTATTCCGAATACTAGTAAACTTATCCCAAATAGTAAAATACCAATTGAATAGTTGAAAAGCATCACTATCAATGCAGTTATCATGAAGATTAATCCCACTATACGCACTTTAGGTCCTCCTAGAACTCTTAAAAGATAAAATCTCTCTTAATTATGTATATACACTGGATTAAAACCAGCTTCCCAATTATAGCAGTTGCTAACACAAAACCCACAGAAATCCTCAAAATTTCTGTGGGCTTTATTATGCTTCAACAGCTAGCTCTTCTGTGCAGCTTCCTTGTTTGGCACAAGACAACAACATCCATTCAAACTGCGGATACTTCTCCTGATAGTGTGTGTGTACAGAAACAGCTTGCGCTTCATCGACTACGGCTATCATGGTAGGTCCAGCGCCGCTCAAATAAACACCATACGCCGCTTCTTGCAAGGAGCTTGCTACTTCTTTATAATGCGGAATCATTGCTTGTCGGTATGGCTGATGAAAAAGATCTTTTTTCATCATTTCTCCAAGCAGCTTCCAATTTTGCTGCAGCAAAGCTGCTACGGCGACATTGGCGACACCGCTCGCTTGCACTGCTTCTTTATATGCTAATTGATCTGGAAGTACAGCTCTGGCAGCTGATGTTGCCAGCTCAAATGGCGGAATGACAGCTAAAAAACGTACGTGATCAATCGGCGTTTGGACATAATGGACGCTGCCATCATAATACCCAATCACACAGCTGCCTAAAATTGACGGCGCAGCATTATCTGGATGGCCTTCAAGACTGACTGCAAGATCGAGTTTCTCTGCATCACTAAGCGCTAATGATAGCAAGCAGTCTGCAAGCTCAATTCCTGCGACCAGTGCAGTGGCACTGCTTCCCAGTCCTCTGGCGAGCGGGATCTCGCTCGTCATTCGAACGGAGCAAGCTGGCAAATCCTCCAAACCATACTGCTTGGCAACATAAAGTGCTGTTTCATAGATCATATTATCTTTGCCAGATGGAAGACCTTGCACAGCTTCTGATGCTGCAATGAATTCCCATTCAGCAGCAGGCTGTACTTCCAGCTCCAAGTATAAATCTAATGCAATGCCAATGGAATCAAACCCTGGTCCGATATTAGCTGTACTTGCAGGTACACGTATTTGCCAGCGTTTCATTTTACATCCGCTCCTTGATTGCTTGGGCAATCACTTGCTCTTCGTTAGGAAGAACGACCGGCTTAATTGTGCTGTATTCGATAGCGGTATGCGGATCCTTCAGTCCATTGCCAGTTAGTACACAAGTTACGGTAGCACCTTTAGCCACTTCTCCTTGCTCCAATGCTTTCAGCAATCCTGCAAAGGAAGCACAAGATCCAGGTTCAGCAAATATACCTTCCTCACGGGCGATTTTCTGATAAGCAGCGATAATTTGCTCATCTGTTACTTCGTCAATCGTTCCGCCTGATTCATCTCTTGCTGTGGTTGCTTTCTGCCAGCTTGCTGGGTTTCCGATCCGGATAGCAGTGCCGACTGTTTCTGGATTTTCAAATACACGGTCGTGGACAATTGGTGCCGCCCCGCTAGCTTGATAACCTTTTAAGACTGGCAGACTGTAGCCTTTTTCCTGTTCATACTCTTTAAATCCTTTCCAGTAAGCGCTTATGTTACCAGCATTTCCGACTGGAATGAACAGATAATCAGGTGCTTGTCCCAATTGCTCGCACAGCTCGAAAGCTGCCGTTTTTTGTCCTTCGAGTCGGTAAGGATTAACAGAGTTTACAAGTGCTACTGGTTCTGTTTCGCTCAAATTGCGGACAACGCGCAAAGCATCATCAAAATTGCCAGCGATTGAAAATATTTCTGCACCGTACATGACAGCTTGCGCCAGTTTGCCTTGGGCAATCTTTCCTTCTGGAATTACGACAAAGCAGCGCATACCTGCTCGAGCAGCATAAGCGGCAGCGGAGGCGGACGTATTACCCGTCGAAGCGCAGATAACTGCTTTCGCTCCCGCTTCCTTTGCTTTCGCTATCGCCATGACCATCCCGCGGTCTTTAAAGCTGCCAGTCGGATTCGCTCCCTCAATCTTGGCATAGGCTTGGATTCCATA from Terribacillus sp. DMT04 encodes the following:
- a CDS encoding iron-sulfur cluster assembly accessory protein; the encoded protein is MVLNITDSASLQIKEMLKEEDAETVFLRFGVKGGGCSGLSYSLGFEYEKNEELDTYEVNNDIPVIIRSMDIPVIEGTTIDFKQNMMGGGFTIDNPNAIVSCGCGSSFKAAAREGTPENC
- the dapF gene encoding diaminopimelate epimerase, with the protein product MDIPFVKLHGLKNSYIFVDLFQFQLKEEMLAPLAIDIADRNTGIGSDGLILIHPSDTCNVGMRVFNLDGSEAMNCGNGLRCVAKYAFENNLVDADTFTIQTKAGQVEAQVHGTREHVHEVTVDMGAPILQRELIPMLGEKGQQVVDEAFDSGEEQFRVTAVSMGNPHAVFFVNHIDNAPLYTAGPVITNDPRFPEGVNVEFIEMVSEKEMHFRVWERGSGVTQACGTGACAAVVAAILNNKSPYEEEVTVHLSGGDLFIRWEKGGSVWMRGAAEKTVSGTFHWEHGA
- a CDS encoding YuzB family protein, yielding MNPIIEFCVNNLATGSQEAFEKLDSDPGLDVIEYGCTSFCGICAQHLFALVNGEPVTAETADELVQNVYKFIEENPLF
- a CDS encoding YuzD family protein, with amino-acid sequence MATKISVYGADIICASCVNAPSSKDTYEWLQAALGRKFKDNQFEFAYIDIHEPPAEEKHKQFAEKVIEDDLFYPVVLVNGEIAGEGIISLKAVTKAVEKAVSAS
- a CDS encoding NifU family protein; this encodes MENQVQEVLNKLRPFLLRDGGDVELVDVDEGIVRLRLMGACGNCPSSTITLKAGIERALMAEVPGVREIEQVF
- the thrB gene encoding homoserine kinase — translated: MKRWQIRVPASTANIGPGFDSIGIALDLYLELEVQPAAEWEFIAASEAVQGLPSGKDNMIYETALYVAKQYGLEDLPACSVRMTSEIPLARGLGSSATALVAGIELADCLLSLALSDAEKLDLAVSLEGHPDNAAPSILGSCVIGYYDGSVHYVQTPIDHVRFLAVIPPFELATSAARAVLPDQLAYKEAVQASGVANVAVAALLQQNWKLLGEMMKKDLFHQPYRQAMIPHYKEVASSLQEAAYGVYLSGAGPTMIAVVDEAQAVSVHTHYQEKYPQFEWMLLSCAKQGSCTEELAVEA
- the thrC gene encoding threonine synthase, with the protein product MVWQGLLEAYKAHLPVSDETPAVSLGEGNTPLIKLEKISAAYGIQAYAKIEGANPTGSFKDRGMVMAIAKAKEAGAKAVICASTGNTSASAAAYAARAGMRCFVVIPEGKIAQGKLAQAVMYGAEIFSIAGNFDDALRVVRNLSETEPVALVNSVNPYRLEGQKTAAFELCEQLGQAPDYLFIPVGNAGNISAYWKGFKEYEQEKGYSLPVLKGYQASGAAPIVHDRVFENPETVGTAIRIGNPASWQKATTARDESGGTIDEVTDEQIIAAYQKIAREEGIFAEPGSCASFAGLLKALEQGEVAKGATVTCVLTGNGLKDPHTAIEYSTIKPVVLPNEEQVIAQAIKERM